The sequence ACAGCCCGTTCCACCGCCCCCTGCAGCAGTTGCCTGAAGTTCTGCGGGTTGCTGTAGAAAGCATCTGCAGGCCTGGGGACGCCGTTTTCATCCATTGCAGGAAGATACAGAATGGCCCCTTCGCTGACGCGTCCTGCCCGTCCGACCATCTGCCGGAAGGTCATGCGTGACCCCGGGTAGCCATCCAGCACCACCACACTGAGGTCCCCGATGTCCACTCCGGCCTCCAGGGCACTCGTTGCGAACATCACCCCACTTTTTGCTTCCCTGAAGCGGGTGAGTCGGGCATCCCGTCCGCCAGCACCAGACATATATAAATGCACGTACTCCTTGTATTCAGGTCTGTTGTGGTACTGGGCGTGCATTCTGGAGGCTTTGGAGCGTCCTCTGAAGAACACCAGCGTTTTCTGCCCATGCACGATGCTCTGGTTGATGAGGTTGTCCCAGAACTTTCGGGCCTGTCCTCTGTGGTCCACCAGATAATAGGTTTTGGGGTATTTCTTTGCACCGGAGGTGTTGATCTCGGTGAAACTCAGGCCTGTGAGGGACTCTGCGAACTCGGTGGCGTTCCCGATGGTGGCTGTGGAAAGCACCACCTGGGGTTTTGCCCCGAGGTGCTGTGAGAGGGCCAGCACCCGGCGGATCAGGCCAGAAATCTCGCAGCCAAAGCCGCCTCTGTAGGTGTGGGCCTCGTCCAGCACAAGGTGCTTGAGGTTCTTCAAAAAAAGGGCCACTTTGGGATGGGCCAGGGCCCAGTGCAACTTGTCGGGGGTGGCCATGACGATGCGCACCCCTTCCCGGAACGCCTGATCCACGCTGGCCTGTCCCTGGAACTCTTCGGTGACCCAGAGGATTCCGGCCTGATCCAGAAAGGCCTGCAGTTTTTCACGCTGGTCCTGTGCCAGAGCGACCAGAGGATAAATCAGCAGTGCCGTGGCTTTTGGATCATCGAGCAGGTTCTGCACAATGGCAGGCAGAAAGGCCCCCGTTTTTCCAGAGGCTGTGGGCGTGGTGATCACCACATGCTCACCCAGTCGCATGGCTTCATAACACGCGGCCTGGTGGGAATACACCTGCGGGTATTTGAAGCCTTTCTTCAGGGGAGCCGACCAGCCGAGCTGGTCCACGTCAACAAGCTCTGGGGGGTGCCCTTCTTCGGTGTAGAAGGCCCGGGCTTTGTTGCCGAGGAGGTCCTGAAGAAAAGGGGAGAGCGCAGACATCGGTCTTACAGTGTAAAACAAAAGCCCGATTCGGGGATGAACGTAAAATCACCTGTTTCATCTTCAGGGCAATGACGGCACAACAGGGTGGGATTTCAAAAGAGCGGATACAGGTTTTCCCTGTGCTTTGATCGAAACGATTCGGAGGGTTTTCCCTGATGGGGAGCTGAAAAAAACCAATTGTGGAGTACGTTTTCCCTGTAGTAAGATGAAGGACAACACATTTGAAAGCGTTTGCCCTCACAGGGAGGTGTTGGTGTTGTCTGAAAAAAGCCCCCCACCCAGCCTGGATTTTGAGCGGTTGCAGGCCTGGACGCACACCCATCTGGCTTCCATTCAGGCCACCATTCACCTGATGGGACCCCTTTCAGCCTCTCCCAGCCCAACACCTGCAACCCTGCACATCAAAATTCTTGGTGCCCCGGAAGTTTTCTGTCAGGGCCAGAAGGTGGATTTTCCCTATCAAAAGGTGCTGGAACTGCTGCTGTACCTGATCCATCATCCTGCAGCCACCCGTGAACAGCTGCTCAGTGACCTCTGGGATGGGAAGACTGCCGACAGTGTTTATACGGCCATCCGGCAACTGAGAAAGATCCTCAGGGACCTCTTCCCCCTCACCGAAGAGGGGGTGGTGAAAAAAGGCAGACACTACAGCCTCTCTTCGCAGATTCAGGTGGTGCTCGACAGCCACGACCTTGATGGGCCTGTCCTGACCACACAACAGATTGCCCCGCAATACCTCTGTGACCTGATGGATGGTCTGGATTCTGCCTGGATTGAGGAGCAACGCCTCATTTTCAACCGCCTTCTGCTGACCCGTCTGGTCCAGGAATTGCAGGTCTCGCAGGGAAGAACAGACCGCACCCTGGTCCTGCACCTGCTCAGGGTCACACAGGATGTGTTCGAGCCTGACCCCCTGCAGATGGTGCTCAGGCTCTCCAGAGAGCTTGGCCATGGTGGGATTCACCGCACCGCCCAGATGCTGCAACACGCCCTGACCGAAGGGAGCTGCACCCGTTTCTATGTGCTGCAACTGCGTGAACAGGCCGCAAAGCTGCTGGAGCAAGAAAGGCTCGCTCCGGCATGAGAGGCACCGCCCATCACCTGCCCAGATACCTCGATGATTTTATTGGACGCACTGCAGAACTCGGCCTGCTCTCTGAGGCCCTGCAGAAACACAGCCTGATCTCGGTGGTGGGGTTTGGTGGGGTGGGTAAAACCCGACTGGCCGTGGAATTCAGCCGCCAGCATGCTGAAAAGTTCCCACATGGGATTGCTTTTTTTGATGCCTACAGCAGCAGAAACACCAACGAATTCATCTCCCTGATCGCCAAGTCCTTCGACATCACAGACGTCAAGATCGAGAGGATCACCGAGTTTCTGGTGGAGTACTTCCAGCACAAACGGATGCTGCTGTTGCTGGACAACGTGGAACACCTCCCCGAAATTGGCATTTTCATTCGCACCCTGCTCACCGAGTGCCCCTCCCTGCACATCCTCGCCACCTCCCGTGAACGCCTGAAAATCCGTGGAGAATGTGTCTGCCAGATTCATCCGTTCAATTTTGACACCCTGGAAGAGGACCTTTTTCACAACGAGGCCATGCAGCTCTTTTACAGCCGGGCAAAGCTGGTGCGCCCGGACCTGATCCTCTCAGAAGAACACCAGAGCCTGATTTTTCAGATTTGCAGGCTGCTGGAAGGCATTCCCCTGTCCATCGAACTGGTGGCCAGTCAGGTGTACAGCCAGACCCTGCAACGCATCCTCCGGTTTCTGCAGGACAACCTGCTCCTGCCTGCTGCGCAGGGAGCCATCGACCTTGATCCCAGGCAGCGCAGCATCCGCAACCTGATCGACTGGAGTTACCAGTTGCTCACTCCAGAGCAGCGTCTGGTGTTCCGTCACCTCAGCTTCTTCAATGCCCGCTTTGATCTGGATGACGCCCTCCACATGTTGCAAACCCTGTTTCAGGAGCAGCAGATCGAGACGGACCCAGCAGGGGTGCTCACCAGCCTTCTCGAAAAAAACCTGCTGTACTCCAAAGTCGGAGGGGATGGCCGCAGCCTGCTGTTCTGCCTGGATGTGGTCAAAGCCTACGCCCGCAGCCTGATGGATGAAAGGGAGCAAAAACAGGTTCTGGCCTTCTACACCTCTTATTATCTGCAACGCATCCAGACCAACAAAGAGACCCCTTTTGATGTGCAGAGCGAGTATTTTCTGCGGCATTCCAGCAGCATCCACCAGGTCATCACTGCGCACCTGAAAGACAACCCCCTGCAATCTGCACGGCTGGTGTCCTACATCTGGAAGTACTGGCAGGCCTCACGCTACTTCTACCTGGGACTGGCTTACACAGATGCCCTCTTTGAAGCCTACCAGCAGGCAGGTCCACAGCAGAAGACCCATGAATTTGCTCTGTCCATTGTGAACACCCTGATCGGTGCAGCGTGGATTTCCAACGACAACTTTGATTTCGAGGGGAGCCGCTGTTATTTCACCCAGGCTTTAGAGGTGGCCCGCCACCACCAGAACCCGATGGGCATGGCCGGGGCCTACCAGGGTCTGGCCCACCTGTGCATGTTCTGGGGAGACCTCAGGCAGGCGGACTTTTTCACCCAGGAAGCGCAGGAGATCATTGGCCGGATTGGAGAGCCAGACCAGAAGTGCTGGATTCAGAGCCACCAGGGCAGGCTGCACTTCATCAAGGGCCAGTACCCAGAGGCTGAACACTGCTTTCTGGAATCCCAGAAAGGCTTTCAGGCCAGAGGCAACACCTGGGGCATGGCCTGGACTGAACTCCATCTGGCCGAATTGTACTTCGAGACCCTGCAACTGGACCGGGCCGAGGCCCTGCTGGAAGAGCAACTCCAGAACACCCAGCTTTCCTTTGAGGAGATGAACACCGTGCGCCTTCACCTGCTCTTGCTGGTCGCCAAATTGCAGGTGATTCAGGAACGTGTTGATCAGGCCCGAGACACCTTACACATCTGCCTGGACCACTTCTCGGACCGCAAGAAGGCCATCAAGGTGCAGGACCTGATCGGTGTGCAGATCCTGATCGAGGTGGAGTCCGGTCACCTCTCAGAAGCTGCCCGTCTGATTCAAGAAGTCATGACCAGCAAAACCCCTGTGGCAACCATCAACGCCCTGATCGACATCAACTGCTGTGCTGCCCGACTCGCAGTGCAGGAAGGACGCTTTCTGGAAGCCCGCAGGGCACACCAGACCTGCCTGGAGATCCATGAACGGTTTGAGTGGGCCATCAGTCCCAGAAGGCAGAAATTCTATGACGGCCTCGAAACGTCCCTGAACGCTCCGGTTTGAACTTTTGCCCTGGACCCGATCTGAAAAAG comes from Deinococcus cellulosilyticus NBRC 106333 = KACC 11606 and encodes:
- a CDS encoding winged helix-turn-helix domain-containing protein; its protein translation is MLSEKSPPPSLDFERLQAWTHTHLASIQATIHLMGPLSASPSPTPATLHIKILGAPEVFCQGQKVDFPYQKVLELLLYLIHHPAATREQLLSDLWDGKTADSVYTAIRQLRKILRDLFPLTEEGVVKKGRHYSLSSQIQVVLDSHDLDGPVLTTQQIAPQYLCDLMDGLDSAWIEEQRLIFNRLLLTRLVQELQVSQGRTDRTLVLHLLRVTQDVFEPDPLQMVLRLSRELGHGGIHRTAQMLQHALTEGSCTRFYVLQLREQAAKLLEQERLAPA
- a CDS encoding ATP-binding protein; translation: MRGTAHHLPRYLDDFIGRTAELGLLSEALQKHSLISVVGFGGVGKTRLAVEFSRQHAEKFPHGIAFFDAYSSRNTNEFISLIAKSFDITDVKIERITEFLVEYFQHKRMLLLLDNVEHLPEIGIFIRTLLTECPSLHILATSRERLKIRGECVCQIHPFNFDTLEEDLFHNEAMQLFYSRAKLVRPDLILSEEHQSLIFQICRLLEGIPLSIELVASQVYSQTLQRILRFLQDNLLLPAAQGAIDLDPRQRSIRNLIDWSYQLLTPEQRLVFRHLSFFNARFDLDDALHMLQTLFQEQQIETDPAGVLTSLLEKNLLYSKVGGDGRSLLFCLDVVKAYARSLMDEREQKQVLAFYTSYYLQRIQTNKETPFDVQSEYFLRHSSSIHQVITAHLKDNPLQSARLVSYIWKYWQASRYFYLGLAYTDALFEAYQQAGPQQKTHEFALSIVNTLIGAAWISNDNFDFEGSRCYFTQALEVARHHQNPMGMAGAYQGLAHLCMFWGDLRQADFFTQEAQEIIGRIGEPDQKCWIQSHQGRLHFIKGQYPEAEHCFLESQKGFQARGNTWGMAWTELHLAELYFETLQLDRAEALLEEQLQNTQLSFEEMNTVRLHLLLLVAKLQVIQERVDQARDTLHICLDHFSDRKKAIKVQDLIGVQILIEVESGHLSEAARLIQEVMTSKTPVATINALIDINCCAARLAVQEGRFLEARRAHQTCLEIHERFEWAISPRRQKFYDGLETSLNAPV